The sequence AAAGCCCGCCAAAACAGCATTGCGCAATTTCACGTTCATGATTGTCGACTCCTTAAAGTGCTCATACTCGCCATTGACGGCGCCGTCCTTGCCTTAATGGAAGGAATTCCCAAGGGTCCGGTTGGCGCCCCGTTTATCAGTCCGCAATGGACTGAATTCTTGCCGAACACCCGCTTCGGAAAATCCTCCGATTAAACGAGCGCAACACAGCTCACCCTGTGGTACCTGATTTTTACCAGGTATAGAAACCTACGCTTACCGTAAGCCTTTCGGAACCGGAAAGGCTGATTCCACCGGTGGTGGATGCGGGAATCGTGGGCGCCGCCGTGATCGAATACACCAACGGGGCATTGATTTTCAGGTCGGTGCTGGTGGCGGTGGTAGTTGAGGTATGCCCACCCACGCCAAAAGCCAGGGCCTGGGCGCCCACGCTAGCTCCGGTCGCCGTCTTGTCGGCAGAAATCACCGAACTTAGATTGACTGAAGTCACGGCAGCCAGGTCTCCGACCGCATTGGCTAACCCGGAGGCTTGGGCGATCGCGGTACCCGCGGTAATCCGGTCCATATCCTCGGAACTCAGTACCAGTTCTTCCGCAACCGCCGTTGCGCTGATCAGGCTTGCACCCAGCAATGCGCAGAGTTTGAGCATGGCTATATTCTCCTTTTTTTCCCTTAAGAACATTTCATATACCCCGCGCGAATCGCCCTTTCGGTCCTAAAAATCCCTTAATAGGACCGCCCGCAATTCCGCTTACAAAACCAGCTTTCTGTTATTTTGTGATCGGGCGCTGTCTAGTTGCGCAACATTGTCTAGGCCGCGGGTTCCCCCGTCCATCCGCCTTAGGGTGTAGAGTGGGTCCTTCTTTAGTGGTAGAAAAACTTTTCCACCGAGCGATTGCGATAGCCAAATATACACGGTGCATCTATGGCAGACGGCAGTGTCTTTAGGAAATATCCGCCAACGTTTTCACCGGGGAGGCTTATGACCGCGACCAATATCATATAAATCAAATAGTTGGGTGTTTTAGGGGGAGTGTACGGTCAGGTGACCGGAAACGGATAGGGCGATTGATGGTGGGCCGTGGGGCGGATTTTCCGCACCCCCGAATCGGCCGGATGGGAATGTTCGAACCAGGTTAACTAGGGCGGGCGTAAAACCTGGAAGGATTCCCCATGGACAGCCTATTCAGTCAGGGCATAACCTAATAAAACGTTTTGGCGAAGGAAAACCCGGTGGGATCGCTGGCGGATGGGGATTTGGGGCGGAACCGCCTCGCCGGAGGCACGGGTAGGCTTCCGGCAAGGCTCAGGGATGCGTGGCCCGCCGTTCACTCGGTATAGCGCTCGTAGAGCCGCTGCAACATGGCCAACTCCTCGGGGTGGGGCGCGCACCAGCCCGCCAGTTGGATGTCCTTGAGGATCTCACGTCCTTGCTCGTCCTCGCCCATTCCGACCAGGGTCTCTACCAGCTCGTCCTGGAGCTCGCGCAGTTCCGGGGCAATGCAGAGCAGATGAAAGGCGAACTGGGTGTCGCTCTCGTCCACCACCCGGGTGTTGGCCCGGGTCAGATTGGAGAGGCCGTAGTAGGTCTTTTTCAGCATATAAAGGACATCCGCCTGCCCCTTCAGCAGCATTTGCAGGGCCTTGATTTCATTGCCGGCGAACTGGTGCCGGAAGGTCGCGGAGGCGAGCCCGTTCTCGTCGCAGAGGAAGCGGCCGAGCAGGTAGACGAAACTGCCTTGGGAGGCGGTAACCGCCTGGACGGTGTCGATCTCGGCGAGCGGCCGATGGTCATCGGCCCGCATCACCACCACCACTTCGTCGGCCTCCCCCTGCGGGCGGAGCACCGGCAGGAACCGGCGCGCCCGGATCATGGCGCAGGCCTCGAACGGCTTGGCGAACAGGATGTCCACGGCGCCGTCGGTCAGGTCATGGCCGGCGGGCAGTTGTTCGAAATGGATCGCCTGCCGCAACCGCCGCTGCAGATAGGTATTGAGCAGGTACCAGCCGCTCAGTTGGGCGCCCACCTGCAAGCTGGCCACGAAGTTCAGCTTGCCGGGCAAAGGTTGCCGATCGGCTTGGCCGGCCGTGGGCGCCGCCGCCTGGACCGCGCTGATCACGGTCGGTTGGGGATCTTCCCGCTGGACCGGCAAAGGCGGATCCCCTTTCAAGAAGCGCCCGAGCCCGGTGATCTTGAACAGCATGGCCACCATGCGATTGGGATTTTCCACCTCGATCTGGACGCCTTGCCGCTCCCATTCTTCGAACCGCCGCAACAGCAGGGACAAGCCCATGGAGTTGACCCGCTCGACCTGCTGGAAGTCCAGGGAAACGCGGGCGTAGGCGGGAACCGGCGGCAGCGCGTTCAGGGTGGGTCCGGCGTGGGCATCCACCGAACCGATTAAGGCGTAACGCCAGGTGCCCTCGCCATCGCCGGGCCGCGCCTCAATGGAAAGTGAATCGGCCAGTGTCATGGCTTAGGACCTCATCGTATTCGCTGTGGTAGAGAAACTGAAAGCCAGTGCGCAGGCTGAGCTGCAAGGGCCGCTGCAGATCCCAAAGGGCGGTGATCTGGGTGCGGCGGTGGGGGACTACCCGCACCTGGAGGTAATCGGACATCCGCCACATCAGATAAAGCCCCGCTCCGCCAACCCCCGCCTCGATGCCCCGCGCCAGGGTGCGGAGCAGGTGGTCCAGGAACACTGCCGGCGTCAGGGTGCCCCAGTTGTCGGTGACCGAGAGGCCGAGGATGGAGGACGACAGCGCCAGGTCGATGCGAACCCGCTCGCTGTCGGAAAGGGCGCGGATCTCGCCCTTGCCGTAGAAGGCCCGCCCCTGGCCGTCGCGGGGGGCGCCGTACAGACAGTTTTCCACCATTTCGTCCAGGACCAAGGGAATCGAGTCGAGATGCTCCGCCGCGACAGCGCCCGATTCCTCCAGCCAGGCCCGCACTTCCTCCATGAAAAACAGCTTGTCGTCGCTGTGGGTGAGCTGGAACTGCCGTTCCTGCCGAGGACCGAGGACAAGGCCGTGGAGATCATCGTCCGGGGACGGTTGGTGTTGGTTGAGCAGCCGTTCCCAGCCGAGCCGATGGCAGAACGGGTCGTCCCGTGGCAGCACCCGCCGGATACCGTCGGCGCTCAGGCGGGGCAAGAGATCGTGGAACTCGCCCTCGGCCACGAACACGACCCATTGGCGCGACACCGGCGACTGGAACCGATCGCTCTGGGAGCGGTAGAAACCTTCGGTGACGCGGATCAGCTGGAGAGGTTGCTCCCCTAGGGCCTGGGGGGCGCTGGGATCGACCCGGTCGGTGTGTTCCACCACCGCCAAGGTGACGTCGTCGCTGAAACGCTCCCGCCCGGCGTGGGCTTGGAGCGCCGCCACGATCCTTTCCGTGAGTGCGCTCGCCTCGGCATCGCTGTGCTCGGCCAGGAGCCGCTCCAGCCGCTCGAAGCCGAACGGCTCCCCACGGGGCGAGGCCTGTTCCACTAGGCCATCGGTGAACAGGAACAGCCGATCGCCCAGTTCGAGCTGCACTTCCTGCTCCTCGGCCAGATAGTCGGCCTCGAGGCTCTTGCCGAGGGGTGCGCCGGCGCCTCCGATCATGGTCCAGGTCCGGGTTCCGCGCCGCCAGAGATAGGGCAGCACGTGCCCGGCATTGGCGATCCGAAGCCGCCCGCTGCGCCCGTCCAGGCTCAGGCAACTCATGGTCATCAGGAGCGACCGCTGGGCGGTGGCGACCATGGTCTCGTTGAGGGCGTGCAGAATCTCCGCCGGCCGGGTCAGGCCCTTCTGCACCAGGGGATACAAGGCGGCCTTGGCGGCGCTGACCATGGTGCCGGCGGCGACCCCATGGCCGCTCACGTCCCCGATCAGCAGCACCGCATGATGGCCGCCGATCTTGAAGTAGTCGTAATAATCGCCGCCCACCTCGCTGGAGGTGATGAGGGTGGCCTTGCCCTGCAAGCCGGGTAAGACGATGTCGGACTCCGGCAAGATGGCGCGCTGCACGGCGGCGGCCAGGTCGATCTCTTCCTGCAGGCGCCGACTCAGGGATTCCAGCTGGCGCAGGGTGGCCTGCAAGCGGGTCTCGGCACGCTTGCGCTCGGTGATATCGTCGCCGGTGACCAAGACCAAAACTGGTTTCAGGTTGCCGGGCTCGCGCACCAAGGTGGCGTGCCAGATGATGTCCACCAGTTCCTGGCTGCGGATCAGCATGGGGATTTCCGTACCCGCTTCGCCGGCCTGGCCGCCCCCCAGCACGTCCTCGAACAGCGCCCGGATGGCGCCCCGTTGTTCCGGCGCGAACAACAGGGCGAAAAAATCGGCGCCACGCAGTTCGTCCTCCGTCCAGCCAGAAACCTCCTGGGCGAAACGGTTGAACAGGGCCACCTTGCCCTCTGGATCGAGGCCGATGATGAGCGCCTGGGCGGTGTCGATGATGTTCTGGTTGAAGTCGCGCTGCGCCTCCAGGTTGGCCAGGCTGGTCTTGAGCCGCCCGACCAGCGGGTGCAGTAAGAAGGCGCCGCTGATCACCAGGGCGATCAGGAAGAAGACCAGGCTGACCGCTTGCAGATTCTGGGTGTTTTGCAGGCGAAAGTCGGCGTCCTTTTGATAGTAGGCCACCACCTTTTCGATTTCGCCCACGAGCCTCTCGGGGGCGTCGGACAGCAGGTAGCGTAAGCCGGGATCATTGGGGTCAATGGCGTCTACCGGTTGCGACAGGAGCTTGCGCACCGCGCTGATGTAATCCTGGGCCTGTTGATCGAGCCGGGTCGGCTCTTCGAAATACAGCGCGCGCAGCTCCGGGGCCAACTGGCCGGGTTCGGCGAGCAGCCGCGGCCCTTGCCGGATCAGGCGATCGCCGGCCCTAAGGTAACCGTGCAGGTTGTCGAACAGGGTGACGGTCTCCACCATCTGCTGGCGGAGCTTTTGGCGCTCGGCGCGATCGGCGGTGGCTACCAGCTTCAAGGCCAGCCGCACGCCGCGCTCGATCAGCATGCGCTGGTGGCTGGCCAGGTTCAGGGCGGCAGCGCCGCCTTCCTGGCTTTTGAGATCGGCCACCAGGATGGCATAGGTCACCACCGCGGTCATGCCCAGCAGGGCCAACACGGTCACGTATTGATCTAGGGCCCAACTGATGGCGCCGCGTACCAGGCCCCGCCAACCGGAAGGCGGTGGGGACGATAACAGGGTTGAGTGCATGGAGAACCTCTATCTCATTGTTCTATTTACTTTTTATATACAGACTATTGCCTCTGAATGGCACACCTAAAGTTTAAATCAAAGCCTGCTGTTGTCCCGAGGATTTCGGTCGGGATTGCCCCGGGTCCGCGCGGTGAGCCGCGGGCGAGCGGCTGCCGTCGCGGTCGGGTTGGGGAGGGAAAGGTGGGGGATGGAGAGCCGATCGGTGGGGATCGGAACGGGGGGCTTCAGCGCGGCTGCGGTTCGCTGCTCAGCGGTGGTCCCTCGTAGAGCCCGGTGAGCTTGCGGCGGAATTCGTTGGTGATCTCCCGTCCCTTGGTGCGGCTTTCCACCACCCGTGGGGTCAGCAACACCACCAGCTCGGTGCGCGCCAAGGTATTGTCGGTCTGGCCGAACAGCTCGCCGATCAGGGGCAGATCATGGAGCAGGGGGATGCCGCTTTTGGTCTTCCCGGTGGTTTCCTTGATCAGCCCGCCGAGCACCAGGGTTTCGCCGTTGCTGACGGCGACCGAGCTTTTGATTTGCCTTTGGGTGATGATCGGCGAGGCGATGCCGCTGATGGTTTTGGTGGATACATCGTCCACCGCCTGCTGGAGATCCATGATCACCAGTCCGCCGGCGTTGACCCTTGGGCGTACCGTCAAGAGCACGCCGGTGTCCCGGTACTGGATCGAGTTGAACGAGGAATAGACCG is a genomic window of Candidatus Methylocalor cossyra containing:
- a CDS encoding PhnD/SsuA/transferrin family substrate-binding protein, translating into MTLADSLSIEARPGDGEGTWRYALIGSVDAHAGPTLNALPPVPAYARVSLDFQQVERVNSMGLSLLLRRFEEWERQGVQIEVENPNRMVAMLFKITGLGRFLKGDPPLPVQREDPQPTVISAVQAAAPTAGQADRQPLPGKLNFVASLQVGAQLSGWYLLNTYLQRRLRQAIHFEQLPAGHDLTDGAVDILFAKPFEACAMIRARRFLPVLRPQGEADEVVVVMRADDHRPLAEIDTVQAVTASQGSFVYLLGRFLCDENGLASATFRHQFAGNEIKALQMLLKGQADVLYMLKKTYYGLSNLTRANTRVVDESDTQFAFHLLCIAPELRELQDELVETLVGMGEDEQGREILKDIQLAGWCAPHPEELAMLQRLYERYTE
- a CDS encoding SpoIIE family protein phosphatase — protein: MHSTLLSSPPPSGWRGLVRGAISWALDQYVTVLALLGMTAVVTYAILVADLKSQEGGAAALNLASHQRMLIERGVRLALKLVATADRAERQKLRQQMVETVTLFDNLHGYLRAGDRLIRQGPRLLAEPGQLAPELRALYFEEPTRLDQQAQDYISAVRKLLSQPVDAIDPNDPGLRYLLSDAPERLVGEIEKVVAYYQKDADFRLQNTQNLQAVSLVFFLIALVISGAFLLHPLVGRLKTSLANLEAQRDFNQNIIDTAQALIIGLDPEGKVALFNRFAQEVSGWTEDELRGADFFALLFAPEQRGAIRALFEDVLGGGQAGEAGTEIPMLIRSQELVDIIWHATLVREPGNLKPVLVLVTGDDITERKRAETRLQATLRQLESLSRRLQEEIDLAAAVQRAILPESDIVLPGLQGKATLITSSEVGGDYYDYFKIGGHHAVLLIGDVSGHGVAAGTMVSAAKAALYPLVQKGLTRPAEILHALNETMVATAQRSLLMTMSCLSLDGRSGRLRIANAGHVLPYLWRRGTRTWTMIGGAGAPLGKSLEADYLAEEQEVQLELGDRLFLFTDGLVEQASPRGEPFGFERLERLLAEHSDAEASALTERIVAALQAHAGRERFSDDVTLAVVEHTDRVDPSAPQALGEQPLQLIRVTEGFYRSQSDRFQSPVSRQWVVFVAEGEFHDLLPRLSADGIRRVLPRDDPFCHRLGWERLLNQHQPSPDDDLHGLVLGPRQERQFQLTHSDDKLFFMEEVRAWLEESGAVAAEHLDSIPLVLDEMVENCLYGAPRDGQGRAFYGKGEIRALSDSERVRIDLALSSSILGLSVTDNWGTLTPAVFLDHLLRTLARGIEAGVGGAGLYLMWRMSDYLQVRVVPHRRTQITALWDLQRPLQLSLRTGFQFLYHSEYDEVLSHDTGRFTFH